From a single Sphaeramia orbicularis chromosome 4, fSphaOr1.1, whole genome shotgun sequence genomic region:
- the myoc gene encoding myocilin isoform X2 produces the protein MFLLLLLCMWGLLLQGDAQDRASLWRGNDRSGRCQYTFSVPSPVEASCPQSGGPEVEALKARLSLLEVLVSRLTGGDATTGPQGSRPRAQPDLQEALNRAVGERNLLQGEKQRLERELEGLQHRMEEMRRETERLRNRPCPPQTPMVPPSSGGSGSLSHLMNRPNRQGDSSSLRDSAWQYGPPGFQELKAEVTEVPAPDGSEDNTGCGDLVSVAEPVTHRKADNIAGKYGVWMQDPEGVSPYGSSMVWRIDTVGSEVRQLFGYDDMEQLSKGFPSKVLLLPDPVEGTGATMYRGSLYYQRRRSRTLIRYDLSSESIAARRELPHAGFHGQFPYSWGGYTDIDLSVDEQGLWAVYSTSKAKGAIVISQLDPHSLEVKKSWETNIRKNSVANSFIICGRLYTVASYTATDTTINYMYDTTTSQGKAVAIPFKNKYRYNSMIDYSPVQRKLLAWDNFHIVSYDLRLGRQQAN, from the exons ATGTTCCTTCTTCTCTTGTTGTGCATGTGGGGTCTTCTGCTGCAAGGGGACGCTCAGGACCGAGCGTCTCTGTGGAGAGGCAACGACAGAAGTGGGCGATGCCAGTACACCTTCTCTGTGCCCAGCCCCGTGGAGGCCAGCTGCCCACAGAGCGGAGGTCCAGAGGTGGAGGCTCTGAAGGCTAGACTCAGCCTCCTGGAGGTGCTGGTGTCCAGGCTGACCGGAGGGGACGCCACCACAGGCCCCCAGGGGTCCAGACCCAGAGCCCAGCCTGACCTCCAGGAGGCTCTGAACAGGGCAGTGGGGGAGAGGAACCTGCTGCAGGGGGAGAAACAGCGTCTGGAGAGGGAGCTGGAGGGGCTTCAACACAGGATGGAGGAGATGAGAAGGGAGACGGAGAGGCTGAGGAACAGACCCTGTCCTCCGCAGACCCCCATGGTGCCACCCAGC TCTGGTG GATCTGGTTCACTGTCTCACCTGATGAACAGGCCCAACAGACAGGGCGACAGCAGCAGCTTGAGAG ACTCGGCGTGGCAGTACGGACCTCCAGGTTTCCAGGAGCTGAAGGCTGAGGTGACAGAAGTACCTGCACCTGATGGCTCTGAGGACAACACAG GTTGTGGAGATCTGGTTTCAGTGGCCGAGCCGGTCACTCACAGGAAGGCTGACAACATCGCGGGCAAATATGGTGTTTGGATGCAGGACCCTGAAGGTGTGTCCCCGTATGGATCCAGTATGGTGTGGCGCATTGACACCGTTGGCTCTGAAGTCAGGCAGCTGTTTGGATACGACGACATGGAACAACTCTCCAAAGGTTTCCCATCTAAA GTTCTTCTGTTGCCGGACCCGGTGGAGGGGACTGGAGCCACCATGTACCGAGGCTCCTTGTACTACCAGAGGCGTCGTAGCCGGACCCTCATCCGCTATGACCTGTCTTCTGAGAGCATCGCAGCCCGCCGTGAACTTCCCCACGCTGGATTCCATGGCCAGTTCCCCTACTCGTGGGGAGGCTACACGGACATTGACCTGTCTGTGGATGAGCAGGGGCTGTGGGCCGTCTACTCCACCAGCAAGGCCAAGGGCGCCATCGTGATCTCCCAGCTGGATCCGCACAGTCTGGAGGTGAAGAAGAGCTGGGAGACGAACATCAGGAAGAACTCTGTGGCCAACTCCTTCATCATCTGTGGCAGGTTGTACACCGTGGCCAGCTACACAGCGACCGACACCACCATCAACTACATGTACGACACCACCACCAGCCAGGGGAAAGCCGTGGCCATCCCCTTCAAGAACAAGTACCGCTACAACAGCATGATCGACTACAGCCCGGTACAGAGGAAGCTGCTCGCCTGGGACAACTTCCACATAGTCTCCTACGACCTGAGGCTGGGTCGCCAACAGGCCAACTGA
- the myoc gene encoding myocilin isoform X1: MFLLLLLCMWGLLLQGDAQDRASLWRGNDRSGRCQYTFSVPSPVEASCPQSGGPEVEALKARLSLLEVLVSRLTGGDATTGPQGSRPRAQPDLQEALNRAVGERNLLQGEKQRLERELEGLQHRMEEMRRETERLRNRPCPPQTPMVPPSPPLQDGGLMRPSGGSGSLSHLMNRPNRQGDSSSLRDSAWQYGPPGFQELKAEVTEVPAPDGSEDNTGCGDLVSVAEPVTHRKADNIAGKYGVWMQDPEGVSPYGSSMVWRIDTVGSEVRQLFGYDDMEQLSKGFPSKVLLLPDPVEGTGATMYRGSLYYQRRRSRTLIRYDLSSESIAARRELPHAGFHGQFPYSWGGYTDIDLSVDEQGLWAVYSTSKAKGAIVISQLDPHSLEVKKSWETNIRKNSVANSFIICGRLYTVASYTATDTTINYMYDTTTSQGKAVAIPFKNKYRYNSMIDYSPVQRKLLAWDNFHIVSYDLRLGRQQAN; the protein is encoded by the exons ATGTTCCTTCTTCTCTTGTTGTGCATGTGGGGTCTTCTGCTGCAAGGGGACGCTCAGGACCGAGCGTCTCTGTGGAGAGGCAACGACAGAAGTGGGCGATGCCAGTACACCTTCTCTGTGCCCAGCCCCGTGGAGGCCAGCTGCCCACAGAGCGGAGGTCCAGAGGTGGAGGCTCTGAAGGCTAGACTCAGCCTCCTGGAGGTGCTGGTGTCCAGGCTGACCGGAGGGGACGCCACCACAGGCCCCCAGGGGTCCAGACCCAGAGCCCAGCCTGACCTCCAGGAGGCTCTGAACAGGGCAGTGGGGGAGAGGAACCTGCTGCAGGGGGAGAAACAGCGTCTGGAGAGGGAGCTGGAGGGGCTTCAACACAGGATGGAGGAGATGAGAAGGGAGACGGAGAGGCTGAGGAACAGACCCTGTCCTCCGCAGACCCCCATGGTGCCACCCAGCCCCCCTCTGCAGGACGGTGGCCTGATGAGACCTTCTGGTG GATCTGGTTCACTGTCTCACCTGATGAACAGGCCCAACAGACAGGGCGACAGCAGCAGCTTGAGAG ACTCGGCGTGGCAGTACGGACCTCCAGGTTTCCAGGAGCTGAAGGCTGAGGTGACAGAAGTACCTGCACCTGATGGCTCTGAGGACAACACAG GTTGTGGAGATCTGGTTTCAGTGGCCGAGCCGGTCACTCACAGGAAGGCTGACAACATCGCGGGCAAATATGGTGTTTGGATGCAGGACCCTGAAGGTGTGTCCCCGTATGGATCCAGTATGGTGTGGCGCATTGACACCGTTGGCTCTGAAGTCAGGCAGCTGTTTGGATACGACGACATGGAACAACTCTCCAAAGGTTTCCCATCTAAA GTTCTTCTGTTGCCGGACCCGGTGGAGGGGACTGGAGCCACCATGTACCGAGGCTCCTTGTACTACCAGAGGCGTCGTAGCCGGACCCTCATCCGCTATGACCTGTCTTCTGAGAGCATCGCAGCCCGCCGTGAACTTCCCCACGCTGGATTCCATGGCCAGTTCCCCTACTCGTGGGGAGGCTACACGGACATTGACCTGTCTGTGGATGAGCAGGGGCTGTGGGCCGTCTACTCCACCAGCAAGGCCAAGGGCGCCATCGTGATCTCCCAGCTGGATCCGCACAGTCTGGAGGTGAAGAAGAGCTGGGAGACGAACATCAGGAAGAACTCTGTGGCCAACTCCTTCATCATCTGTGGCAGGTTGTACACCGTGGCCAGCTACACAGCGACCGACACCACCATCAACTACATGTACGACACCACCACCAGCCAGGGGAAAGCCGTGGCCATCCCCTTCAAGAACAAGTACCGCTACAACAGCATGATCGACTACAGCCCGGTACAGAGGAAGCTGCTCGCCTGGGACAACTTCCACATAGTCTCCTACGACCTGAGGCTGGGTCGCCAACAGGCCAACTGA